Proteins encoded together in one Deinococcus sp. Marseille-Q6407 window:
- a CDS encoding RidA family protein codes for MKQEVKTDQSAPAIGAYSQGVSFGNLVITSGQIALRPDGEWAGGDARAQTRQAMDNLGAVLRAAGTDYDRVVKTTIFVANMDDFAAINEVYSEYFQAPFPSRSLVQVARLPKDALIEIEAMAELH; via the coding sequence ATGAAACAGGAAGTCAAGACCGATCAATCGGCCCCCGCCATCGGCGCATACAGCCAGGGCGTCAGCTTTGGCAATCTGGTGATCACCAGCGGTCAGATTGCCCTGCGGCCAGACGGCGAATGGGCCGGCGGTGACGCCCGCGCCCAGACCCGGCAGGCCATGGACAACCTGGGCGCGGTGCTGCGGGCGGCCGGCACCGATTACGACCGGGTCGTCAAGACCACCATTTTCGTGGCGAATATGGATGATTTTGCTGCCATCAACGAGGTGTACTCGGAATATTTCCAGGCACCTTTCCCGTCCCGCTCACTGGTGCAAGTAGCCCGGCTGCCCAAGGACGCCCTGATCGAAATCGAGGCGATGGCCGAGCTGCACTGA
- the aguB gene encoding N-carbamoylputrescine amidase, protein MTRKGTPDTVQLAVVQMHMTDQLEDNLTRAEEHVRAAAAAGAQVILLPELFENLYFCQAEREDYFGLAHPLDSHPFIPRFQALARELGVVLPVSYFEAAGQAYYNSLVCIDADGEVLGNYRKTHIPDGPGYEEKYYFNPGDTGFRVWETRFGRIGVGICWDQWYPETARAMMLLGADFLLYPTAIGSEPAEVETPNSYQMWQRAMQGHAVSNSTYVGSCNRVGREVVEGTEQTYYGHSFLTDYTGAIVAELGEEEEGFLLQTLDLAEARKFRAGMGFFRDRRPELYGPLMTTDGYTRRG, encoded by the coding sequence ATGACCCGTAAAGGCACCCCCGACACCGTGCAGCTGGCCGTGGTGCAGATGCACATGACCGACCAGCTGGAAGACAACCTGACCCGCGCCGAGGAGCACGTACGCGCCGCCGCCGCCGCCGGAGCGCAGGTGATTTTGCTGCCCGAGCTGTTCGAGAACCTGTACTTCTGCCAGGCCGAGCGCGAGGACTACTTTGGCCTGGCCCACCCGCTGGACAGCCACCCCTTTATTCCCCGCTTTCAGGCGCTGGCCCGGGAACTGGGCGTGGTGCTGCCGGTCAGCTACTTTGAGGCGGCCGGGCAGGCCTACTACAACTCGCTGGTGTGTATCGACGCCGACGGCGAAGTGCTGGGCAACTACCGCAAGACCCATATCCCCGATGGCCCCGGCTACGAGGAAAAGTACTACTTCAACCCCGGCGATACCGGCTTCCGGGTGTGGGAGACCCGTTTCGGGCGCATCGGCGTGGGCATCTGCTGGGATCAGTGGTATCCCGAAACCGCGCGCGCCATGATGCTGCTGGGCGCCGATTTCCTGCTGTACCCCACCGCCATCGGCTCCGAGCCGGCCGAGGTGGAAACCCCCAACTCTTACCAGATGTGGCAGCGGGCCATGCAGGGCCATGCGGTGAGCAACTCTACCTACGTGGGCTCGTGCAACCGGGTGGGCCGTGAAGTGGTGGAAGGCACCGAGCAGACCTACTACGGGCACTCGTTCCTGACCGACTACACCGGCGCCATCGTGGCTGAGCTGGGTGAAGAGGAAGAAGGCTTTCTGCTGCAGACTCTCGACCTGGCCGAAGCCCGCAAGTTCCGCGCTGGCATGGGCTTTTTCCGTGACCGCCGCCCCGAACTGTACGGCCCGCTGATGACCACCGACGGCTACACCCGCCGCGGCTGA
- the rocF gene encoding arginase — protein MDINILGIPMDLGAGRRGVDMGPSALRNARLRQRLGELGHAVHDLGDVPVALPESVDKFSGNGMEFLQPILEASRATVERLRALPDDVFPITLGGDHSVAMGTVAGNALRGSQQGHRMGLIWVDAHTDFNTPEISPSGNIHGMPVAQLCGLGHPELASLAGDWRLNPRDILMIGIRSVDPKEAALVREQGVRIYTMKDVDQLGISRVFEETMEYLSDVERLHVSYDADALDPGVTPGTGTTVPGGLSYREGHLLMELLCETGRVTSMDIVEVNPTLDAGNRTAEVMVEMAASLLGLRIL, from the coding sequence ATGGACATCAATATTCTCGGTATTCCCATGGATCTGGGAGCCGGCCGCCGCGGGGTCGACATGGGCCCCTCGGCGCTGCGCAATGCCCGCCTCCGGCAGCGCCTGGGCGAGCTGGGCCATGCGGTACACGACCTGGGCGACGTGCCGGTAGCCTTGCCCGAAAGCGTGGACAAATTTTCCGGCAACGGTATGGAGTTCCTGCAACCGATTCTGGAAGCCAGCCGCGCCACTGTCGAGCGGCTGCGGGCCCTGCCGGATGACGTCTTTCCCATCACGCTGGGCGGCGATCACTCGGTCGCCATGGGCACTGTGGCCGGCAACGCCCTGCGCGGCAGCCAGCAGGGGCACCGCATGGGCCTGATCTGGGTGGACGCCCACACCGACTTCAATACCCCCGAGATCAGCCCCAGTGGCAATATTCACGGCATGCCAGTGGCGCAGCTGTGTGGCCTAGGCCACCCGGAGCTGGCCTCGCTGGCCGGCGACTGGCGGCTGAACCCCCGCGACATCCTGATGATCGGGATTCGCTCGGTGGACCCCAAGGAAGCGGCGCTGGTGCGCGAGCAGGGCGTGCGCATCTACACCATGAAGGACGTGGACCAGCTGGGCATCAGCCGGGTGTTTGAAGAAACCATGGAGTACCTCTCGGACGTGGAGCGGCTGCATGTGTCTTACGACGCCGACGCCCTGGACCCCGGCGTGACCCCCGGCACCGGCACCACCGTGCCCGGCGGCCTGAGCTACCGCGAGGGCCACCTGCTGATGGAGCTGCTGTGTGAAACCGGCCGCGTGACCAGCATGGATATCGTGGAGGTGAACCCCACCCTTGACGCCGGTAACCGCACCGCCGAGGTGATGGTGGAAATGGCCGCCAGCCTGCTGGGCCTGCGCATTCTGTAA
- a CDS encoding histidine phosphatase family protein yields MTQDTSPSDSSTPDSSISEQAGLPQAGTLILIRHGRTALNAQSRFQGQTDTPLDATGQAQARATAQRLRDEGVRDPLILTSDLPRAVQTAEAVRAAVGGRLQTTPALREMAFGEWDQQGIEDIEARFPEEFGRFRDGDPSFTCPGGECGSDVADRAYAAVESHLPTPGETVVVVAHQLTIFALLTRLLGEDYQTVWPTYRFNHANAAFSRLSYQGGQVVSAELGVHDHLDHLTAARV; encoded by the coding sequence ATGACGCAAGACACCAGCCCTTCCGATAGCAGCACTCCCGACAGCAGCATTTCCGAGCAGGCCGGGTTACCCCAGGCCGGCACTCTGATTCTGATTCGCCACGGCCGCACCGCCCTGAATGCCCAGAGCCGCTTCCAGGGCCAGACCGACACCCCCCTGGACGCCACCGGCCAGGCCCAGGCGCGAGCCACTGCCCAGCGGCTGCGGGATGAAGGCGTGCGTGATCCCCTGATCCTGACCAGCGATCTGCCACGGGCAGTCCAGACGGCCGAAGCGGTGCGGGCCGCCGTGGGTGGGAGGCTGCAGACGACTCCGGCCCTGCGTGAGATGGCTTTTGGCGAGTGGGACCAGCAGGGCATTGAGGACATCGAGGCCCGGTTTCCGGAAGAGTTCGGGCGCTTCCGCGACGGCGACCCCAGCTTCACCTGCCCTGGCGGCGAGTGCGGCAGCGACGTGGCCGACCGGGCCTACGCGGCGGTAGAAAGCCACCTGCCCACTCCCGGCGAAACGGTGGTGGTGGTGGCCCACCAGCTGACCATCTTCGCGCTGCTGACCCGGCTGCTGGGCGAGGATTACCAGACGGTCTGGCCCACCTACCGCTTTAACCACGCCAACGCTGCTTTCTCGCGGCTGAGTTATCAGGGGGGGCAGGTGGTGTCCGCCGAGCTGGGCGTCCACGACCACCTTGACCATCTGACTGCGGCCAGGGTCTGA
- a CDS encoding alpha/beta hydrolase, with product MLRRFFPLALALLAGFGLGTLRPLLSPAPLVLGQDAVSSPQSHAARVTLERQPVPFVHIQPPVSAAGQVRTLLVLYPGGLVRPQAYEWLGRALASEGVETVIPVFPLDLAVTGAGRAGPLIEALGGGKQVVLAGHSLGGVVAAQYAGQHPEQVDGLVLLAAYPPNGTDLRQAGFPVLNVLAGNDGVLDRKHWREAQARLPPHQLLELPGAVHAFFGRYGPQSGDGVPSVSRAEAEAQFLAGLREWLQRLPGGP from the coding sequence ATGCTTCGCCGCTTTTTCCCGCTCGCGCTGGCCCTGCTGGCCGGCTTTGGCCTGGGCACCCTGCGCCCGCTGCTCAGCCCGGCGCCGCTGGTGCTGGGGCAGGACGCGGTCAGCTCCCCGCAAAGCCACGCCGCCCGGGTCACGTTGGAACGCCAGCCGGTGCCTTTTGTGCATATCCAGCCGCCGGTCAGCGCGGCGGGGCAGGTGCGGACGCTGCTGGTGCTGTATCCCGGCGGGCTGGTGCGGCCGCAGGCGTACGAGTGGCTGGGGCGTGCCCTGGCGAGCGAGGGCGTGGAAACGGTCATCCCAGTGTTCCCGCTGGACCTGGCAGTAACAGGTGCCGGCCGCGCCGGGCCGCTGATTGAAGCGCTGGGTGGGGGCAAACAGGTGGTGCTGGCCGGACACTCGCTGGGCGGCGTGGTGGCCGCGCAGTACGCCGGGCAGCACCCGGAACAGGTGGACGGGCTGGTGCTGCTGGCCGCCTACCCGCCGAACGGCACCGATTTGCGGCAGGCCGGCTTTCCGGTACTGAACGTGCTGGCCGGCAATGACGGCGTGCTGGACCGCAAACACTGGCGAGAAGCTCAGGCCCGCCTGCCACCTCACCAGCTGCTGGAACTGCCCGGCGCTGTACACGCTTTTTTCGGGCGTTACGGTCCCCAGAGCGGAGACGGGGTGCCCTCGGTCAGCCGGGCGGAGGCCGAAGCGCAGTTCCTAGCCGGGTTGCGTGAATGGCTGCAGCGCTTGCCGGGCGGCCCCTGA
- a CDS encoding 3-hydroxyacyl-CoA dehydrogenase/enoyl-CoA hydratase family protein, which yields MQDSQSQHLPPIRKVAVIGAGVMGAAIAAHLANAGIPVRLLDIVLPDKEDRNFLAKAGIEKALKARPAAFMSKSRAALITPGNLEDNLKDIKDCDWVIEAVLEKLEVKHDLWEKVEGVAKKTAIISSNSSGIPMKMQIEGRGEDFQSRFIGAHFFNPPRYLHLLELIPTDKTRPEVTEALSEFGRNVLGKGIVVANDVPGFVANRIGVYGIVRAMKHMQDAGLTPAQVDAITGPVAGRAKSATFRTADLSGLDIISHVASDLQKASGDDEDFSLPPFFTEMVGRGVLGDKTGSGFFKKSKDEKGKTVITALDIATGEYTGEGKAKSKLADSLKGQPLKDRLEGLYTAEGPEGDFMRASLNDSFWYAAKMAGYVSGSLADIDNAMKWGFGWEVGPFETMELLGVQHVISNIEAAGLALPPLLQKMKDSGAESFYEGDQIMTPSGEKTSYQAPYLILTDLKKDATRVIKKKPGASIVDLGDGVLLVEWHAKMNALGEDQLRIVQEAHKQVQQLGYAGLVVANQGDNFSAGANLPQILSLAQDDDWDEMDNVIREFQDTTSSLRFSPHPCVAAPHNLALGGGCEFTLHADHVTASAELYMGLVEVGVGLIPGGGGTKEMLLRFTDRLQGGQPLLPAVQRAFELIGTAKVSTSALDAKELGLLRDTDTVVMNANLRIEEAKRHVLALAPGYVQPQPRQDIPVMGEDAVAAIKSALYGMQQAGYVTEYDVVVSEQLARVLSGGVGRTRGQKVSEQHLLDLEREAFLTLAGKKGTQQRIQHMLKTGKPLRN from the coding sequence ATGCAAGACAGTCAATCCCAACATCTGCCCCCCATCCGCAAAGTCGCCGTGATCGGCGCCGGTGTGATGGGTGCCGCCATCGCCGCCCACCTGGCCAACGCGGGTATTCCCGTGCGCCTGCTGGACATCGTGCTGCCCGACAAGGAAGACCGCAACTTCCTGGCCAAGGCCGGCATCGAAAAGGCCCTCAAGGCCCGCCCCGCCGCGTTCATGTCCAAGAGCCGCGCCGCGCTGATCACCCCCGGCAACCTCGAAGACAACCTGAAAGACATCAAGGACTGTGACTGGGTCATCGAAGCGGTCCTCGAAAAGCTGGAAGTCAAGCACGACCTGTGGGAAAAGGTGGAAGGCGTCGCCAAGAAGACGGCCATCATTTCCAGCAACTCCAGCGGCATTCCCATGAAGATGCAGATCGAAGGCCGGGGCGAAGACTTCCAGAGCCGCTTTATCGGTGCGCACTTCTTCAACCCGCCCCGCTACCTGCACCTGCTGGAACTGATTCCCACCGACAAGACCCGCCCCGAAGTGACCGAAGCCCTCAGCGAATTCGGCCGCAACGTGCTGGGCAAGGGCATCGTGGTGGCCAACGACGTGCCCGGCTTTGTCGCCAACCGTATCGGCGTGTACGGCATCGTGCGGGCCATGAAACACATGCAGGACGCTGGCCTGACCCCCGCGCAGGTGGACGCCATCACCGGCCCGGTGGCTGGCCGCGCCAAGTCCGCGACCTTCCGCACCGCCGACCTCTCGGGCCTGGACATCATCAGCCACGTGGCGTCTGACCTGCAGAAAGCCAGCGGCGACGACGAAGACTTCAGCCTGCCTCCTTTCTTCACCGAAATGGTCGGCCGCGGCGTGCTGGGCGACAAGACCGGCTCCGGCTTTTTCAAGAAGAGCAAGGACGAAAAGGGCAAGACCGTCATCACCGCGCTGGACATCGCCACCGGCGAATACACCGGCGAAGGCAAAGCCAAGAGCAAGCTGGCCGACAGCCTCAAGGGTCAGCCGCTGAAAGACCGTCTGGAAGGCCTCTACACCGCTGAAGGCCCCGAAGGTGACTTTATGCGCGCCAGCCTGAACGATTCGTTCTGGTACGCCGCCAAGATGGCCGGCTACGTGTCGGGCAGCCTGGCCGACATCGACAACGCCATGAAGTGGGGCTTCGGCTGGGAAGTCGGCCCCTTTGAAACCATGGAACTGCTGGGTGTGCAGCACGTGATCTCCAACATCGAAGCGGCCGGCCTGGCCCTGCCTCCGCTGCTGCAGAAGATGAAAGATAGCGGCGCCGAGAGCTTCTATGAGGGCGACCAGATCATGACCCCCTCGGGCGAGAAGACCAGCTACCAGGCACCCTACCTGATCCTGACCGACCTGAAAAAGGACGCCACCCGGGTCATCAAGAAAAAGCCCGGCGCCAGCATCGTGGACCTGGGCGACGGCGTGCTGCTGGTGGAATGGCACGCCAAGATGAACGCACTGGGCGAAGACCAGCTGCGGATCGTGCAAGAAGCCCACAAGCAGGTGCAGCAGCTGGGCTACGCCGGTCTGGTGGTGGCCAACCAGGGCGACAACTTCAGCGCCGGCGCCAACCTGCCCCAGATTCTGAGCCTGGCCCAGGACGACGACTGGGATGAAATGGACAACGTGATCCGTGAGTTCCAGGACACCACCTCCAGCCTGCGCTTCAGCCCCCACCCCTGCGTGGCGGCGCCGCATAACCTGGCGCTGGGCGGCGGCTGTGAATTCACCCTGCACGCCGACCACGTGACCGCCAGCGCCGAGCTGTACATGGGCCTGGTAGAAGTGGGCGTGGGCCTGATCCCCGGCGGCGGCGGCACCAAGGAAATGCTGCTGCGCTTTACTGACCGCCTGCAGGGCGGCCAGCCCCTGCTGCCGGCCGTGCAGCGCGCTTTCGAGCTGATCGGCACCGCCAAGGTGAGCACCAGCGCCCTGGACGCCAAGGAACTGGGGCTGCTGCGCGACACCGATACGGTCGTGATGAACGCCAACCTGCGCATCGAGGAAGCCAAGCGCCACGTGCTGGCCCTGGCCCCCGGCTACGTGCAGCCCCAGCCCCGCCAGGACATCCCGGTGATGGGTGAGGACGCCGTGGCTGCCATCAAGAGCGCCCTGTACGGTATGCAGCAGGCCGGCTACGTGACCGAATACGACGTGGTGGTCAGCGAACAGCTGGCCCGCGTACTGAGCGGTGGCGTGGGCCGTACCCGTGGCCAGAAGGTGTCCGAACAGCACCTGCTGGACCTGGAACGCGAAGCCTTCCTGACCCTGGCCGGCAAGAAAGGCACCCAGCAGCGTATTCAGCACATGCTGAAGACCGGCAAGCCCCTGCGCAACTGA
- a CDS encoding alpha/beta hydrolase produces the protein MKFKQHFTPKRLPRTLAIAAGAYVTLVALGALVGAEVLLRSKSRWIKGSFMLVARRGGKLLMPPLPESLSRDVLGVVPLNPVKGHALVGHVERRGPYVERPVLEESGVIQPGWISWVSSFVYNGTPAQLGADYENVVVQTPIGDLPAWHVPSPGDERDLIVIQIHGHGGQRSQGLRTLKAVQRTGAGQLFVTFRNAFDAPRVGKGYLSLGDVEAEDVLSALVWARGAGYKQAILYGYSMGGNIALSVLRPHFWPHPLPVRGVVLDSPALEWRDIIRRQARRGGLPQFIARPVGRMIERLVTYRSGQNFDTVDQLAAAPRFRVPILLFHSPSDKTVPFWQAQALAEARPDLVEFHSVEGARHIRTWNIDPERYEAALESFLQRVKE, from the coding sequence ATGAAATTCAAGCAACACTTCACCCCCAAACGCCTGCCCCGCACCCTGGCCATTGCGGCCGGTGCCTATGTCACGCTGGTTGCCCTGGGGGCGCTGGTGGGGGCGGAAGTGCTGCTGCGCTCCAAATCGCGCTGGATCAAGGGCAGCTTTATGCTGGTGGCGCGGCGGGGCGGCAAACTGCTGATGCCTCCACTGCCCGAAAGCCTCAGCCGTGACGTGCTGGGCGTGGTGCCGCTGAACCCGGTGAAGGGCCACGCCCTGGTCGGGCATGTGGAGCGGCGCGGCCCCTACGTGGAGCGGCCGGTGCTGGAAGAAAGCGGTGTGATTCAGCCGGGCTGGATTTCTTGGGTGTCCAGCTTCGTGTACAACGGCACGCCGGCGCAGCTGGGCGCGGACTACGAGAATGTGGTGGTTCAGACGCCCATCGGCGATCTGCCAGCCTGGCACGTGCCGAGTCCCGGTGATGAGCGTGACCTGATCGTGATTCAGATTCATGGTCACGGCGGGCAGCGTTCGCAGGGCCTGCGGACCCTGAAGGCCGTGCAGCGCACCGGAGCGGGGCAGCTGTTCGTAACCTTCCGCAACGCCTTCGACGCCCCCCGCGTGGGCAAGGGCTACCTCAGCCTAGGCGACGTGGAGGCCGAGGACGTTCTCTCGGCGCTGGTCTGGGCACGCGGCGCGGGATACAAGCAGGCCATTCTGTACGGCTACAGCATGGGCGGCAACATCGCCCTGAGCGTACTGCGGCCTCACTTCTGGCCCCACCCATTGCCCGTCCGGGGCGTGGTGCTGGACTCGCCGGCGCTGGAATGGCGCGACATCATTCGCCGCCAGGCCCGCCGGGGTGGGCTGCCGCAGTTCATTGCCCGGCCGGTGGGCCGCATGATTGAGCGCCTGGTCACCTACCGCAGCGGCCAGAACTTCGACACGGTCGACCAACTGGCTGCTGCGCCGCGGTTCCGGGTGCCTATCTTGCTGTTTCATAGTCCCAGCGACAAGACGGTGCCGTTCTGGCAGGCTCAGGCGCTGGCCGAGGCCCGCCCCGACCTGGTCGAGTTCCATTCGGTGGAAGGCGCACGCCACATCCGCACCTGGAACATTGACCCAGAGCGGTACGAGGCGGCGCTGGAAAGCTTTCTCCAGCGGGTGAAGGAATGA
- a CDS encoding thiolase family protein codes for MKDAVIVSAVRTPVGRGVKGTLRNTRPDDLAALVLKEAVSRAGVEADIVEDVYLGCAIPEAEQGLNVARLAALRAGMPDSVGGVTVNRFCSSGLQTIAMAAAAIQTGQAEVMLAGGVESMSMLPMSGHNPSPNPDLVDTRPGAYVGMGMTAENVAEKYGVSREDQDKFALASHQKAAAARDAGKFKDEIVPVPVQVDKLKGTKLKSETIQFDTDELIRDDASLEAMGKLKSAFKLGGSVTPANSSPFSDGAAAVLLMSSDKAEELGVKPLAKFIGFAVAGVDPEIMGIGPVAAVPKVLKQTGLNLDDIDLIELNEAFAAQSLAVVRELGIDESKLNVNGGAIALGHPLGCSGAKLTTSAIYELGRRGGGKALITMCIGGGMGAAGIIEVFPAGAGEQAAD; via the coding sequence ATGAAAGACGCAGTAATCGTATCCGCCGTTCGCACGCCCGTTGGACGCGGCGTGAAAGGCACCCTCCGCAACACCCGCCCCGACGACCTGGCCGCGCTGGTCCTGAAAGAAGCCGTCAGCCGCGCCGGTGTCGAAGCCGACATCGTGGAAGACGTGTACCTGGGCTGCGCCATCCCCGAAGCCGAGCAGGGCCTGAACGTGGCCCGCCTGGCGGCGCTGCGGGCCGGCATGCCCGACAGCGTGGGCGGCGTGACCGTGAACCGTTTTTGCTCCAGCGGCCTGCAGACCATTGCCATGGCGGCGGCGGCCATTCAGACCGGCCAGGCCGAAGTGATGCTGGCCGGCGGCGTGGAAAGCATGAGCATGCTGCCCATGAGCGGCCACAACCCCAGCCCCAACCCCGACCTGGTAGACACCCGCCCCGGCGCCTATGTGGGCATGGGCATGACCGCCGAAAACGTGGCCGAGAAGTACGGCGTGAGCCGCGAGGACCAGGACAAGTTCGCCCTGGCCAGCCACCAGAAGGCTGCTGCTGCCCGCGACGCCGGCAAATTCAAGGACGAAATCGTGCCGGTGCCAGTGCAGGTGGATAAGCTCAAGGGCACCAAGCTGAAGAGCGAAACCATTCAGTTCGATACCGACGAACTGATCCGCGACGATGCCAGCCTGGAAGCGATGGGCAAGCTGAAGTCCGCCTTCAAGCTGGGCGGCAGCGTGACCCCGGCCAACTCCAGCCCCTTTTCCGACGGCGCTGCCGCCGTGCTGCTGATGAGCAGCGACAAGGCCGAGGAACTGGGCGTGAAGCCCCTGGCCAAGTTCATCGGTTTTGCGGTGGCCGGCGTGGACCCCGAAATCATGGGTATCGGCCCGGTGGCGGCGGTGCCCAAGGTACTGAAGCAGACCGGCCTGAACCTGGACGACATTGACCTGATTGAGCTGAACGAAGCCTTCGCTGCGCAGAGCCTGGCCGTGGTGCGCGAACTGGGCATCGACGAAAGCAAGCTGAACGTGAATGGCGGCGCCATTGCGCTGGGCCACCCGCTGGGTTGCTCGGGCGCCAAGCTGACCACCAGCGCCATCTACGAACTCGGGCGCCGGGGCGGTGGCAAGGCCCTGATCACCATGTGCATCGGCGGTGGCATGGGCGCGGCGGGCATCATCGAGGTGTTCCCTGCTGGAGCGGGCGAGCAGGCCGCAGACTAA
- a CDS encoding WD40 repeat domain-containing protein, giving the protein MHKTLPLLTLLLCASASAELRADIAKNTPPGQATMRVYDGEKLVFQATTPGLNAVTESKFSPDGRWLLNIADGSGYVQLWDVEKGERVKTFLNASSRIFGADFTLDSERLLLDFSGSQDKADPRRPAYFPSPSLWNLATLERISFVYNDKRESFYDGKVTFSRDGERMAFIRRTAYSSGPASVWNAKTGAHIATISRLPYPKGAAQTGGAGAVDARLSPDGQRVLVRYVDNRLAEYDAGTGNLLKVRGKAAEAEARAQLERFAQTGH; this is encoded by the coding sequence ATGCACAAAACTCTGCCCCTGCTCACGCTGCTGCTGTGTGCTTCCGCCTCTGCCGAACTGCGTGCCGACATAGCCAAGAACACGCCGCCGGGACAGGCCACCATGCGGGTCTACGACGGCGAAAAGCTAGTGTTCCAGGCGACGACGCCGGGGCTGAACGCAGTGACGGAAAGCAAGTTCAGCCCAGACGGGCGCTGGCTGCTGAATATTGCAGACGGGAGCGGCTACGTGCAGCTTTGGGACGTGGAGAAGGGAGAGCGGGTCAAAACCTTCCTGAACGCCTCCTCCCGTATTTTCGGAGCCGATTTCACGCTGGACAGCGAGCGCCTGTTGCTGGATTTCAGCGGTTCACAGGACAAAGCGGACCCACGCAGGCCCGCCTACTTTCCCTCTCCTTCGCTGTGGAATCTGGCGACATTGGAACGGATTTCTTTCGTCTACAACGACAAACGCGAAAGCTTTTACGATGGCAAAGTGACATTTAGCCGGGACGGCGAGCGCATGGCCTTTATTCGTCGAACCGCTTATTCTTCAGGACCTGCCTCTGTCTGGAACGCCAAAACGGGCGCCCATATCGCCACCATTTCCCGCCTGCCCTACCCGAAAGGTGCGGCGCAAACAGGCGGCGCCGGGGCCGTGGACGCCCGCCTCTCGCCGGATGGTCAGCGCGTGCTGGTGCGATATGTGGATAACCGCCTGGCTGAATACGATGCCGGCACCGGCAACCTGCTGAAGGTTCGTGGGAAGGCGGCCGAGGCTGAGGCGCGGGCACAGCTGGAGCGGTTCGCACAGACGGGCCACTGA
- a CDS encoding HD domain-containing protein, which produces MNREQAYALMVQHTPSESLQRHMLNVEAAMRWYARHWNAQGMNEDEEQYAVAGLLHDFDYELHPEEHPSWGVNYLREHTDVAEPVLDAIMGHAAYTSTPRQSQISKTLFAVDELTGLIQAAVLVRPDKDIQQLELKSVKKRFKAPSFAAGVNREEVAQGAEELDVPLEEHMANVLKALQELDAAGNGVAAPEAGQ; this is translated from the coding sequence ATGAACCGCGAACAAGCTTACGCGCTGATGGTGCAGCACACCCCCAGCGAGTCCCTGCAGCGCCACATGCTGAACGTGGAAGCTGCCATGCGCTGGTACGCCCGGCACTGGAACGCCCAGGGCATGAACGAGGACGAGGAACAGTACGCCGTGGCCGGGTTGCTGCACGACTTCGACTACGAACTGCACCCGGAAGAACACCCGAGCTGGGGCGTCAATTATCTGCGTGAACACACCGACGTGGCGGAGCCTGTGCTGGACGCCATCATGGGCCACGCCGCCTATACCAGCACGCCCCGTCAGAGCCAAATCTCCAAAACCCTGTTTGCAGTAGACGAACTGACCGGGCTGATTCAGGCGGCGGTGCTGGTCCGCCCCGATAAGGACATCCAGCAGCTGGAACTGAAAAGCGTGAAAAAGCGTTTCAAGGCGCCGTCGTTCGCGGCAGGCGTCAACCGCGAGGAAGTGGCCCAGGGCGCCGAAGAACTGGACGTGCCGCTGGAGGAACACATGGCGAATGTCTTAAAAGCGCTGCAGGAGCTGGACGCGGCCGGAAACGGAGTTGCTGCACCGGAGGCGGGGCAATGA